GGGCAGGTCTGGTTTATTGAAGAATTCGATAACCAGTTGTTGTGCGGGCATAATAACGGAACTTATCTTATTCGGGCCGATAAAGCTGAACTTATTTCTGACGAACCGGGAGCCTGGGGATACATAAGGCTTAAAAATCAACCTGATTTATTGCTGGGAGGACACTATCATGGCCTGGTTGTATTGAAAAAAGGAGCCCGGGGGTGGGAGTATTCCCATAAACTAAAAGGTTTTAATGAATCATCGCGGTTTATCAAACAAGATAAGGGTGGCGATATATGGATGAGCCACGGAGGGAAAGGCGTTTTTCGAATGAGCTTAAATGAAAAAGCAGACAGTGTTGTTCGTTTCTCAAGGTATGGTAAAGCACAAGGTTTGCCATCCGATAGAAGCAACTTGCTGTTTGAATTGAATGATGAGCTTTACGTTTCCACAGTTGATGGTGTTTTTACCTACCAAACAGCAAGCAACAGTTTTGTAGAAGCTGAGGCAATTAATGAATTATTCGGACTTCGCGGGCAGCTTCAGAAAGTTGTGAGTGACGAAGAAGAAAACGTATGGTATATTTCAGAAACAGAGTCGGGTGTTTTACGCAAAAACGAAGATTTAACTTATACGAAAATCACCAGCCCGTTTGATGCCATAAGAGAACAATTTGTTAGTGCTTTCGAATTTATTTATCCGCTGGATGAACAATATACCATTTTTGGAATTGACCAGGGCTTTGTACATTATAACTCGAAGTTCTCAAAGTCATACAATGCCGATTTTCAAAGCTTTATTACAAAAGTTGAACTCAGCTATCTCGATTCTGTGATTTATCCGTTGGGAGGTGATGCGGAGCGTTTTAATTTCCCATTTCGGAAGAATAGTATTCGTTTTCATTATAACTCGCCTTTTTACGAAAATCTTAAAGACTTACGCTTCAGTTATTATCTTGAAAATTTTTCGGATCAATGGTCGCCCTGGACAGCTGATTTTTACAAGGATTTTACGAACCTTCCGTTTGGCGACTATACTTTTAAAATTAAAGCGCTCAATAATTATGGTAAAGAGAGTGGCATTAGTGAATTTAGTTTCTCGATTTTGCCTCCTTGGTATCGCTCCAACTGGGCACACTTTTTATATGTTATTTTTCTTTTGGTTTCAATTGTTGTTACAATTCTTGTAATTCAGTACCGTATTAAACAGCGCGAAAAGCAGGCGCGTGTGCTTCATCAAAAGGAAATGCAGGAAAAAGACGAACATTTTCAACACCAGGCGGTTATTGCTGAAAAAGAGATTATAAAACTCCGGAATGAAAAGTTGCGGGCAGAAATGATCTACCGCGATAAGGAATTGGCCAATCAAACCAATAATATCATTCATAAAAACAGGTTCTTGATGAAAGTAAATCAAGAGCTGCAGAAAATACAAAACACCACCGAGGACGGGGCTGTAAAATCGAAAATGGCCGTTTTAAAGCGGCGCATTGAAAAAGAGCTTGACGATAAACAGCAGAACCGTATTTTCGAAACCTATTTTGATGAGGTTCACAAGGAGTTTTTTGAACGATTGAAAGAAAAATTCCCGCAACTATCTCCAAAAGATTTAAGGCTCTGTGCTTACATCCGAATGAATATTTCAACCAAAGAAATAGCAACATTGCT
Above is a genomic segment from uncultured Draconibacterium sp. containing:
- a CDS encoding two-component regulator propeller domain-containing protein, with amino-acid sequence MIIFLVFPVFGFTQEKYIGTPHIRNYEKSEYSAGTQNWNIAQDKDGFMYFANNDGVLRFDGFHWELIPVPSSLVRSVFIDSNNNIYAALSYDFGCIQRNSSGKYEFKSLLDLVPERHRDFDEVWKIHEIDGNIIFQSFEKIFIYDGVDIQIVVPQNKFHFSFNIAGKLYYQDLEVGLFTFVEGRPVQLNYANSLKNSQILSITELDADNLLIGTADKGLFYYDGHTLTEWDTDVNTFIKTNKLFCATQFANGNLAFGTILNGVVIADANGEVLHIVNRGKELQNNTVLSVFPDKDNNLWLGLDNGISYVETNSPITYLTGQGTLGTGYSAKIYNNKLYLGTNQGLFMRSYESRDALDADYKLVENSEGQVWFIEEFDNQLLCGHNNGTYLIRADKAELISDEPGAWGYIRLKNQPDLLLGGHYHGLVVLKKGARGWEYSHKLKGFNESSRFIKQDKGGDIWMSHGGKGVFRMSLNEKADSVVRFSRYGKAQGLPSDRSNLLFELNDELYVSTVDGVFTYQTASNSFVEAEAINELFGLRGQLQKVVSDEEENVWYISETESGVLRKNEDLTYTKITSPFDAIREQFVSAFEFIYPLDEQYTIFGIDQGFVHYNSKFSKSYNADFQSFITKVELSYLDSVIYPLGGDAERFNFPFRKNSIRFHYNSPFYENLKDLRFSYYLENFSDQWSPWTADFYKDFTNLPFGDYTFKIKALNNYGKESGISEFSFSILPPWYRSNWAHFLYVIFLLVSIVVTILVIQYRIKQREKQARVLHQKEMQEKDEHFQHQAVIAEKEIIKLRNEKLRAEMIYRDKELANQTNNIIHKNRFLMKVNQELQKIQNTTEDGAVKSKMAVLKRRIEKELDDKQQNRIFETYFDEVHKEFFERLKEKFPQLSPKDLRLCAYIRMNISTKEIATLLNISFRGVEISRYRLRKKLELSRSINLSTYLSNI